A stretch of Arthrobacter sp. NEB 688 DNA encodes these proteins:
- the ndk gene encoding nucleoside-diphosphate kinase, whose translation MTTERSLVLVKPDGYARGLTGEVLRRIEAKGYRLAALAVVSPTTDMLHRHYAEHEGKPFFEPLVEFMSSGPVTAVVIEGEQCIAGFRALAGATDPTKAAPGSIRGDLGRDWGAKVQKNIVHGSDSPESAAHEIAIWFPEL comes from the coding sequence GTGACCACTGAACGCTCGCTCGTCCTCGTCAAGCCCGACGGCTACGCCCGCGGCCTCACCGGTGAGGTGCTGCGCCGCATCGAGGCCAAGGGCTACCGCCTCGCCGCCCTCGCGGTCGTCAGCCCGACGACCGACATGCTGCACCGCCACTACGCCGAGCACGAGGGCAAGCCGTTCTTCGAGCCGCTCGTCGAGTTCATGTCCTCCGGCCCGGTCACCGCGGTCGTCATCGAGGGCGAGCAGTGCATCGCCGGGTTCCGCGCGCTCGCCGGCGCCACCGACCCCACGAAGGCCGCGCCCGGCTCGATCCGCGGCGACCTCGGCCGCGACTGGGGTGCCAAGGTCCAGAAGAACATCGTCCACGGCTCGGACTCCCCGGAGTCGGCCGCGCACGAGATCGCCATCTGGTTCCCCGAGCTCTGA
- a CDS encoding DUF4233 domain-containing protein — MRNLHLYGTQGKLTFRLLAVALVGQAVVLSFFALVVRAQAIADGRAADGGRLLWVGLGLALAAVVAGGLMRRPYGITLGWLVQLATWLSALLVPAMIGVAVVFTALWVLLLVQGVKADALVARHEAEVAAGGPVAAD; from the coding sequence ATGAGGAACCTGCACCTCTACGGCACGCAGGGGAAGCTGACCTTCCGGCTGCTCGCCGTCGCGCTCGTCGGGCAGGCGGTCGTGCTGTCGTTCTTCGCGCTCGTCGTGCGCGCCCAGGCCATCGCCGACGGCCGCGCCGCCGACGGCGGTCGCCTGCTCTGGGTCGGGCTCGGGCTCGCGCTCGCCGCCGTCGTCGCCGGTGGGCTGATGCGCCGCCCGTACGGCATCACCCTCGGCTGGCTCGTCCAGCTCGCGACCTGGCTCAGCGCGCTCCTCGTCCCGGCGATGATCGGTGTCGCGGTGGTCTTCACGGCCCTGTGGGTCCTGCTCCTCGTCCAGGGGGTCAAGGCCGACGCGCTCGTCGCGCGGCACGAGGCCGAGGTGGCGGCCGGGGGACCCGTCGCCGCGGACTAG
- a CDS encoding ABC transporter ATP-binding protein, which yields MDAITLRAVTKHFGEVRAVDGIDLTIGQGEVVALLGPNGAGKSTTIDLVLGLGTPTDGDVAVFGMHPREAVDRGLVSAVLQSGGLLKDLTVRESVEYTAALFPASRPVDEALEAAGVTAIAGRRIKDCSGGEQQRTRFAMALVPDPELVVLDEPTTGMDVSARRAFWQAIHADAAQGRTVVFATHYLEEAEAWADRVVVVRGGRVVADGTPAELGAMSAGRVVRATLPGPDAEALRALPGVLEVEVRGSAVSLVSTDSDALARHLLTTTAAHDLEIAGRRLEDTFVALTSEDSTAPTTEGLPR from the coding sequence ATGGATGCGATCACCCTCAGGGCAGTCACGAAGCACTTCGGCGAGGTGCGGGCCGTCGACGGCATCGACCTCACGATCGGGCAGGGGGAGGTCGTCGCGCTGCTCGGCCCGAACGGGGCCGGCAAGTCGACGACGATCGACCTCGTGCTCGGTCTCGGCACCCCGACCGACGGCGACGTCGCCGTGTTCGGGATGCACCCGCGCGAGGCCGTCGACCGCGGCCTCGTCTCGGCGGTCCTCCAGTCCGGCGGCCTCCTCAAGGACCTGACCGTCCGCGAGAGCGTCGAGTACACCGCGGCGCTCTTCCCGGCGTCCCGGCCGGTCGACGAGGCCCTCGAGGCGGCCGGCGTCACGGCGATCGCCGGGCGACGGATCAAGGACTGCTCGGGGGGCGAGCAGCAGCGCACGCGCTTCGCGATGGCGCTCGTGCCCGACCCCGAGCTGGTCGTCCTCGACGAGCCGACGACCGGCATGGACGTCAGCGCCCGCCGCGCGTTCTGGCAGGCCATCCACGCGGACGCCGCGCAGGGCCGCACCGTCGTCTTCGCGACGCACTACCTCGAGGAGGCCGAGGCCTGGGCCGACCGCGTCGTCGTCGTCCGCGGCGGCCGCGTCGTCGCCGACGGCACCCCCGCCGAGCTCGGGGCGATGAGCGCCGGCCGGGTCGTGCGGGCCACCCTCCCGGGCCCCGACGCCGAGGCCCTGCGCGCCCTGCCCGGCGTCCTCGAGGTCGAGGTGCGCGGCAGCGCCGTCTCGCTCGTGAGCACCGACTCCGACGCCCTCGCCCGCCACCTGCTGACCACCACCGCGGCCCACGACCTCGAGATCGCCGGCCGCCGCCTCGAGGACACGTTCGTCGCCCTGACGAGCGAGGACTCCACCGCCCCGACGACCGAAGGACTCCCCCGATGA
- a CDS encoding ABC transporter permease subunit: MTALPSATTAASSRPAPRRPLLNPTVLRLELRRLVRNRRVLVFTFVFPAVMLVFIGSQITGQDDVLGPHAVANVGAYVMASMAVYGAVMASTSAGASVSIERAAGWSRQLRLTPARPVSQVLVKMLVAVVLGACATLVTFVVGAATGTAHLTRLAPWWQMGVVIVVGSLVFAAFGLFMGYLLPSDNAMQLLGPLLAVLAILGGLFSGPLPTDSLYGQVAQYTPIYGLSRLAHWPLTLTTTGTHDAFHVSWVLDLVVWGGLFVAGAVWRFRRDTDRV; this comes from the coding sequence ATGACCGCCCTGCCGTCCGCGACGACCGCGGCCTCCAGCCGCCCGGCCCCGCGCCGCCCCCTGCTCAACCCGACCGTGCTGCGCCTCGAGCTGCGGCGGCTCGTGCGCAACCGGCGGGTGCTCGTCTTCACGTTCGTCTTCCCCGCCGTGATGCTCGTCTTCATCGGCAGCCAGATCACCGGCCAGGACGACGTGCTCGGCCCGCACGCCGTGGCCAACGTCGGTGCCTACGTCATGGCGAGCATGGCCGTCTACGGCGCGGTGATGGCCTCGACCTCGGCCGGCGCCTCGGTGTCGATCGAGCGCGCGGCGGGATGGAGCCGCCAGCTGCGCCTCACCCCGGCCCGGCCGGTGTCGCAGGTGCTCGTCAAGATGCTCGTGGCCGTCGTCCTCGGCGCCTGCGCGACGCTCGTCACCTTCGTCGTCGGCGCCGCGACCGGCACCGCGCACCTGACCCGCCTCGCGCCGTGGTGGCAGATGGGCGTCGTCATCGTCGTCGGGTCGCTCGTCTTCGCCGCCTTCGGGCTCTTCATGGGCTACCTGCTGCCGAGCGACAACGCGATGCAGCTCCTCGGCCCCCTACTGGCCGTCCTGGCGATCCTCGGCGGCCTCTTCTCCGGGCCGCTGCCGACCGACTCCCTTTATGGGCAGGTCGCGCAGTACACCCCGATCTACGGCCTGAGCCGGCTGGCGCACTGGCCGCTCACCCTGACGACCACCGGCACCCACGACGCCTTCCACGTCTCGTGGGTCCTCGACCTCGTCGTCTGGGGCGGGCTCTTCGTCGCCGGAGCCGTGTGGCGCTTCCGCCGTGACACCGACCGGGTCTGA
- a CDS encoding histidine kinase: MTGRPWTSRRDEDDLVAPVPASAGVARRLIGLIWVVYLLEPLVTAWHRTGTARVSGVGLLVLFVAVYVWHYVASPLPGVSRSGVTTPEGPPWPRAARFALLTALSAGNVLVIGQTATATWVFVAVSAMWTFGGWVPYGIAVGLAVLYEVLAHRVPGWERDNSLSFAIAFAVLAITSGMVAVRRSRDLAEAQRENARLAVEDERNRVARDLHDILGHSLTVIRVKAELAARLVDLDPARAKAEAEEVESLAREALADVRGAVEGFREISLAGEIARARAALSSAGIEADLPRRVDGVAPDLRELYAWTVREGVTNVIRHSGASTCRVTIDDGGLRLADDGRVAPPGPSARAAGHGLRGLAERARSAGAVLTARRLEPRGFEIVVSATDTGSRP; encoded by the coding sequence GTGACGGGGCGGCCCTGGACGAGCCGGCGCGACGAGGACGACCTCGTCGCGCCGGTCCCGGCGTCGGCGGGGGTCGCGCGCCGGCTCATCGGCCTCATCTGGGTCGTCTACCTCCTCGAGCCGCTCGTCACGGCCTGGCACCGGACCGGGACGGCCCGCGTGTCCGGGGTCGGGCTGCTCGTCCTCTTCGTCGCGGTCTACGTGTGGCACTACGTGGCCTCGCCGCTGCCGGGTGTCTCCCGCTCCGGGGTCACGACGCCGGAGGGGCCGCCCTGGCCGCGGGCGGCGCGCTTCGCGCTGCTCACCGCCCTGTCGGCCGGCAACGTGCTCGTCATCGGCCAGACGGCGACCGCGACGTGGGTGTTCGTCGCGGTGTCGGCGATGTGGACCTTCGGCGGATGGGTCCCCTACGGCATCGCGGTCGGCCTCGCCGTCCTGTACGAGGTTCTCGCGCACCGCGTCCCGGGATGGGAGCGCGACAACAGCCTGAGCTTCGCCATCGCGTTCGCCGTGCTCGCCATCACGAGCGGGATGGTCGCCGTCCGCCGCTCGCGCGACCTCGCCGAGGCGCAGCGCGAGAACGCCCGGCTCGCCGTCGAGGACGAGCGCAACCGGGTCGCGCGCGACCTGCACGACATCCTCGGCCACTCGCTGACCGTCATCCGGGTCAAGGCCGAGCTCGCGGCCCGGCTCGTCGACCTCGACCCGGCGCGCGCGAAGGCCGAGGCCGAGGAGGTCGAGTCGCTCGCGCGCGAGGCGCTGGCCGACGTCCGCGGCGCCGTCGAGGGCTTCCGCGAGATCTCGCTCGCCGGCGAGATCGCCCGCGCCCGGGCCGCGCTGTCGTCCGCGGGGATCGAGGCCGACCTCCCGCGCCGCGTCGACGGGGTCGCCCCCGACCTGCGCGAGCTCTACGCCTGGACCGTGCGGGAGGGCGTCACCAACGTCATCCGGCACAGCGGCGCGAGCACCTGCCGGGTCACCATCGACGACGGCGGGCTGCGCCTGGCCGACGACGGCCGGGTCGCGCCGCCCGGACCGTCGGCGCGCGCGGCCGGGCACGGGCTGCGCGGCCTCGCCGAGCGCGCCCGCTCCGCCGGCGCCGTCCTCACCGCCCGGCGCCTCGAGCCCCGTGGGTTCGAGATCGTCGTCTCCGCCACCGACACCGGGAGCCGTCCGTGA
- a CDS encoding response regulator transcription factor: MTPIRVVLADDQALVRGALAALLDLEPDLEVVGQAEDGEHVARVVAETAPDVVLMDVEMPGGDGIDATALLRERHPDVRVLVVTTFGRPGYLRRAMQAGASGFVVKDTPAHALADAVRRVHAGLRVVDPALAADSLALGDSPLTPRETEVLRAAESGATIAQLARTLHLSEGTVRNHLSSVIGKTTARNRADAVRVAREAGWL, translated from the coding sequence GTGACCCCCATCCGCGTCGTCCTCGCCGACGACCAGGCCCTCGTGCGTGGCGCCCTCGCGGCGCTGCTGGACCTCGAGCCCGACCTCGAGGTCGTGGGGCAGGCCGAGGACGGCGAGCACGTGGCGCGCGTCGTGGCCGAGACCGCCCCCGATGTCGTCCTCATGGACGTCGAGATGCCCGGCGGCGACGGCATCGACGCCACGGCGCTCCTGCGCGAGCGCCACCCCGACGTGCGGGTGCTCGTCGTGACGACGTTCGGCCGGCCGGGCTACCTGCGGCGGGCGATGCAGGCCGGCGCCTCGGGGTTCGTCGTCAAGGACACCCCCGCGCACGCCCTCGCCGACGCGGTGCGCCGCGTGCACGCCGGCCTGCGCGTCGTCGACCCAGCCCTGGCCGCGGACTCCCTCGCGCTCGGCGACTCGCCGCTCACCCCCCGGGAGACCGAGGTCCTGCGCGCGGCGGAGTCCGGCGCGACGATCGCCCAGCTGGCGCGCACCCTCCACCTGTCCGAGGGGACCGTGCGCAACCACCTGAGCTCGGTCATCGGCAAGACGACGGCGCGCAACCGGGCCGACGCCGTGCGGGTCGCCCGCGAGGCCGGCTGGCTCTGA
- a CDS encoding folylpolyglutamate synthase/dihydrofolate synthase family protein, translated as MREDGAVSPAPDAAQRDAAHALEVRKRLREVEESILARAPEHDLQPSLDRIAAVMELVGDPQRTFPVVHVTGTNGKTSTARIIESVLREMGLKTGRFTSPHLHSMLERIAVGGRPVDAERFLAAYDDVIPFVEIVDARSAAEGGPRMTYFEVLVAVAYAAFADLPVDVAVVEVGMGGAWDATNVVDAPVSVITPIDVDHRHFLGDTPAEIAQEKSGIIKVDGIAVSGVQEDRDAAEVLVDRATEVGARIVFEGNDFGVAAREVAVGGQQLSLKGLAAEYPDLFLPLHGAHQAQNAAVAVAAVEAFVGGGEQALDIDVLRAGLAAVESPGRLEIVRRSPTVLVDAAHNPAGARALRDAMSDAFTFVKLVGVVAVMADKDAAEMLEVLEPLLDEVVVTRNSSARSMRPRALGELAAEIFGEHRVTVVDDLPDALDRAAGLADEGGVAGGVLATGSVVTAAEVRMLLGTTDV; from the coding sequence ATGCGGGAGGATGGAGCGGTGAGCCCCGCCCCCGATGCCGCCCAGCGCGACGCCGCGCACGCCCTCGAGGTCCGCAAGCGCCTCCGCGAGGTCGAGGAGTCCATCCTCGCCCGCGCCCCCGAGCACGACCTGCAGCCCTCGCTCGACCGCATCGCCGCGGTCATGGAGCTCGTCGGCGACCCGCAGCGCACCTTCCCCGTCGTCCACGTCACCGGCACCAACGGCAAGACGAGCACGGCGCGCATCATCGAGTCGGTGCTGCGCGAGATGGGCCTCAAGACAGGCCGGTTCACCAGCCCCCACCTGCACTCGATGCTCGAGCGGATCGCCGTCGGCGGTCGCCCGGTCGACGCCGAGCGCTTCCTGGCGGCCTACGACGACGTCATCCCCTTCGTCGAGATCGTCGACGCGCGCTCGGCCGCCGAGGGCGGCCCCCGGATGACGTACTTCGAGGTCCTCGTCGCCGTCGCGTACGCGGCGTTCGCCGACCTGCCCGTCGACGTCGCCGTCGTCGAGGTCGGGATGGGCGGTGCCTGGGACGCGACGAACGTCGTCGACGCCCCGGTCTCGGTCATCACGCCCATCGACGTCGACCACCGTCACTTCCTCGGCGACACCCCCGCCGAGATCGCCCAGGAGAAGTCCGGGATCATCAAGGTCGACGGCATCGCCGTCTCGGGCGTGCAGGAGGACCGCGACGCGGCCGAGGTCCTCGTCGACCGCGCGACCGAGGTCGGCGCTCGGATCGTGTTCGAGGGCAACGACTTCGGCGTGGCGGCCCGCGAGGTCGCCGTCGGTGGCCAGCAGCTCTCGCTCAAGGGCCTGGCCGCCGAGTACCCCGACCTGTTCCTCCCGCTGCACGGCGCCCACCAGGCCCAGAACGCGGCGGTGGCGGTCGCCGCCGTCGAGGCCTTCGTCGGCGGGGGCGAGCAGGCGCTCGACATCGACGTGCTGCGTGCCGGCCTCGCCGCGGTCGAGTCGCCCGGTCGCCTCGAGATCGTCCGCCGCAGCCCCACCGTGCTCGTCGACGCCGCGCACAACCCCGCCGGGGCGCGGGCGCTGCGCGACGCGATGTCCGACGCCTTCACCTTCGTCAAGCTCGTCGGGGTCGTCGCCGTCATGGCCGACAAGGACGCCGCCGAGATGCTCGAGGTCCTCGAGCCGCTGCTCGACGAGGTCGTCGTCACCCGCAACTCCTCGGCCCGCTCGATGCGCCCGCGCGCGCTCGGCGAGCTGGCGGCCGAGATCTTCGGCGAGCACCGCGTCACCGTCGTCGACGACCTGCCCGACGCGCTCGACCGTGCGGCCGGCCTCGCCGACGAGGGCGGCGTCGCCGGTGGCGTCCTCGCGACCGGCTCGGTCGTCACGGCCGCCGAGGTGCGGATGCTCCTCGGCACGACCGACGTCTGA
- a CDS encoding class I SAM-dependent methyltransferase: MAADEVEGARTFRQPGEVYDLFMGRYSRALAPVFLDAAGVTGPPGSALDVGCGPGALTEALVARLGAPAVTAVDPSEPFVASCRARCPGVDVRAGRAEALPVEDAAHDAALAQLVLHFVSDPAAAAAEMVRAVRPGGTVAACVWEFSAGMEMLRLYWDAALAVDPDAPDEARTLRFGRPGEITDLFTAAGLTDVEEGVIGVGSTYRDVDELWSGFLAGIGPAGSHLLGLPEEQRARVRAGVEERLGAPTGPFTLAATARCAVGRRPA, encoded by the coding sequence ATGGCTGCCGACGAGGTCGAGGGTGCCCGCACGTTCCGGCAGCCCGGCGAGGTGTACGACCTGTTCATGGGCCGCTACTCCCGGGCCCTGGCCCCGGTGTTCCTCGACGCCGCCGGCGTCACCGGACCACCCGGGAGCGCCCTCGACGTGGGCTGCGGCCCCGGCGCGCTGACCGAGGCGCTCGTCGCCCGGCTCGGGGCGCCCGCCGTCACGGCCGTCGACCCGTCCGAGCCCTTCGTCGCCTCGTGCCGCGCGCGCTGCCCGGGCGTCGACGTCCGGGCCGGTCGGGCCGAGGCGCTCCCCGTCGAGGACGCCGCCCATGACGCGGCCCTCGCCCAGCTCGTCCTGCACTTCGTCAGCGACCCCGCCGCGGCCGCGGCCGAGATGGTGCGCGCCGTGCGCCCCGGCGGCACCGTCGCCGCCTGCGTCTGGGAGTTCTCGGCCGGGATGGAGATGCTGCGCCTGTACTGGGACGCCGCGCTCGCGGTCGACCCCGACGCGCCCGACGAGGCCCGCACCCTGCGCTTCGGCCGCCCCGGCGAGATCACCGACCTGTTCACGGCCGCCGGCCTGACCGACGTCGAGGAGGGCGTCATCGGGGTCGGCTCGACCTACCGTGACGTCGACGAGCTGTGGTCGGGGTTCCTCGCGGGCATCGGGCCGGCGGGCAGCCATCTCCTCGGTCTCCCGGAGGAGCAGCGGGCCCGGGTCCGGGCGGGCGTCGAGGAGCGGCTCGGTGCCCCGACCGGTCCCTTCACGCTCGCCGCGACCGCCCGGTGCGCGGTCGGCCGCCGGCCCGCGTGA
- a CDS encoding cysteine dioxygenase family protein, which yields MTVIARPRTLTTPLDAARRLAADPALWRPAVDFDPERRYYRRLLATEGHEAWLLTWLPGQHTEWHDHGGSSGAFVVLQGALVERTAAHGLVRGLRHVHRRGDGHGFGAQYVHRVSNEGPDPAVSLHVYAPRLASMTDYEEHDGVLEPVVTRTAEAW from the coding sequence ATGACCGTCATCGCCCGTCCCCGCACCCTGACCACCCCGCTCGACGCCGCCCGGCGCCTGGCCGCCGACCCCGCGCTCTGGCGCCCGGCCGTCGACTTCGACCCCGAGCGTCGGTACTACCGCCGCCTCCTCGCGACCGAGGGGCACGAGGCCTGGCTGCTCACCTGGCTGCCCGGCCAGCACACCGAGTGGCACGACCACGGCGGCAGCTCGGGCGCGTTCGTCGTCCTCCAGGGCGCCCTCGTCGAGCGCACGGCCGCCCACGGCCTCGTGCGCGGGCTGCGGCACGTCCACCGGCGCGGGGACGGCCACGGCTTCGGCGCCCAGTACGTCCACCGGGTCTCCAACGAGGGCCCGGACCCGGCGGTCTCGCTCCACGTCTACGCCCCGCGGCTGGCGTCGATGACCGACTACGAGGAGCATGACGGGGTGCTCGAGCCCGTCGTCACCCGCACCGCGGAGGCCTGGTGA
- a CDS encoding rhodanese-like domain-containing protein — protein sequence MTSRVDLLLSAARDRIERLTPEQAHAEIASGEAVLVDIRPAAQRAEEGEPEGALVVERNVLEWRFDATNDAALPIARDDLRVVVICQEGYTSSLAAAALRDVGVLRAADVDGGFVAWRAAGLPER from the coding sequence GTGACCAGCCGCGTCGACCTCCTGCTCTCGGCGGCGCGCGACCGCATCGAGCGCCTGACCCCGGAGCAGGCCCACGCCGAGATCGCCTCCGGCGAGGCCGTGCTCGTCGACATCCGGCCTGCTGCCCAGCGCGCCGAGGAGGGCGAGCCGGAGGGGGCGCTCGTCGTCGAGCGCAACGTCCTCGAGTGGCGCTTCGACGCCACGAACGACGCCGCGCTGCCGATCGCCCGGGACGACCTGCGCGTCGTCGTCATCTGCCAGGAGGGCTACACGTCCTCGCTGGCCGCCGCGGCGCTGCGCGACGTCGGGGTGCTGCGCGCGGCCGACGTGGACGGCGGCTTCGTGGCGTGGCGTGCGGCGGGCCTGCCGGAGCGCTGA
- a CDS encoding GNAT family protein has protein sequence MKRSGPGEGGADPADDGRVTVLSWPAVPPAAGRVRLREFGVDDLPMVLDLATDPYVPVISTLPAGADDADARAYLERQHGRLAEGRGFSFCVALDATDEAVGTAGLWVDDLAHGRFRAGYTVAPSWRGRGLATDALRALTTFAWTLEVAHRVELYVEPWNTASLAVAERVGYEREGLLRGHHRLGGRWCDMLLLASVRP, from the coding sequence GTGAAGCGCAGCGGACCCGGGGAGGGCGGGGCGGATCCGGCTGACGACGGCCGGGTCACCGTGCTGTCGTGGCCCGCGGTCCCGCCGGCCGCCGGGCGGGTGCGGCTGCGGGAGTTCGGTGTCGACGACCTGCCGATGGTGCTCGACCTCGCGACCGACCCCTACGTGCCGGTCATCTCGACCCTGCCGGCCGGGGCCGACGACGCCGATGCCCGCGCGTACCTCGAGCGCCAGCACGGCCGGCTCGCGGAGGGGCGCGGCTTCAGCTTCTGCGTGGCCCTGGACGCCACCGACGAGGCGGTCGGCACGGCCGGGCTCTGGGTTGACGACCTCGCGCACGGCCGTTTCCGCGCCGGGTACACGGTCGCGCCGTCGTGGCGGGGCCGCGGCCTGGCGACGGACGCGCTGCGGGCGCTGACGACCTTCGCCTGGACTCTCGAGGTCGCGCACCGCGTCGAGCTGTACGTCGAGCCGTGGAACACCGCGTCCCTCGCGGTGGCCGAGCGAGTCGGCTACGAGCGCGAGGGCCTGCTGCGCGGCCACCACCGCCTCGGCGGCCGGTGGTGCGACATGCTCCTCCTCGCATCCGTCCGTCCCTGA